The stretch of DNA CTCCAGCGGCTCGACGGCTCGCCTGTGAAGACGCTCAAGTACTACAAGGGGCTGTAGACGTCTGtccctctgtctgtctccctcgctctctgtaACTTTGAACGTGGGAgtctgcgtgtgcggtgcCGTCCAGCCGCCCAGGGTTAACATGCATAGCCATATCGATGTGAGGCGTTCCTCTCCacgccatctctctctctccccccccgccgccatgcatgcatgcatccGCGGCAACGCCTCTTAGTTGTCTTCGTCCGCGCTcgtcccttctctctctctctctcgcccctccctccctccctccctccccccttcctctctgaGTCAACGggcgtgcatgcgtgggtgCTGGTATGTGTCAGGgcctgtttctcttttccgaTGCCCGTCTCGCGTACCGCACGCTCGCGctcgcgcctctctccgaccatctccccctcctttccgtGTCTCCCGATTGAacaagcacagcagcgccggaggaagggggaggaggaggaggaaaccggcggcggctcgcTCGCGCCCTTGTTCACCTGGTAGCTGAGCGCGTATCACTTGCTCcactgtggcagcagcagcgccatgaTTAGCCTTTGCCTCGCTCCCTCCCGTCAacctccgccttcttcctACTCGCCACTCACGCACGTTTACACGCGTAGCCATCATTATCAAAACTCCAACCGCGCGCATATTGTCATCAACGCCTACGccctccaccctcctcctctcctctgaAAATTGTcatgagcagcgcctcgaagCCGACGGGCAGTGGGTCGTCCGTCACGGATCCACTCACGCCGCTAGCAGCCGCGTCGCTGTcctcgccgcctgcgccgaaGCTGTCGACTCCCCCTGTtgcagccacggcagcaaTCCCGTCAGAgccggccaccgccgccgtgacggcggacaacgacggcgccgaggcgcagccgcagcggcgtggcTGGGAAGCTGTCAGGGATGGGCGCTTCCGCATCGCCCTCACCCATCACTACGCCATCAGTGACGACCACACCGACGCGGCGCCATCCACCTCTACAGACGCCGTGCAGGCGGAGCACGCAAccgacgcagccgcggcgcttGGCGACAAGGAGGGCCGCGCGCTGATGTGCGACACACCGGGTAGCGAATTCTGCGCAACCGAACCGCACATTGAGGTTAGTCTGGAGGCGTCGCTGGTGAATGCGATCAACAGCGCCTACACCTCTACCGGCTACCCGTTCGTCGTCACCACCGGCAACGCGCGTGGCTCTGTCTACGGCTCTTTCGTGGACCTTAGCAACCCGTCCCTCGGCTCCctggagctgccgccgtcgcagtcCATCATCGTCGCCCCACGCGAGGCCAGCGACCCTGGCAGCACGCCGGCGCACGACCTGATAGAGATGGACACTCTGCTTGCAATTCGGTGGggccgcggcgacggcatAATGAAGACTGCCGGGACCGCAGTccctgtcgccgccgcgcatgGGAAGCATACTCAGACCGCGGCACCTACCGGAGCCGCCGGCAGTCCGCACTCGCCAGCCGTGGCACGCACCATCGCGCACCATCTCTCGCAGTACCCGGAGGGCATTCATGGTATCAACTCATccccggtgctgcggcagatcCTGGTAGAGGGGACACTGCCGACAACACTGGCAAGCACGCCTTCGGCGCCGGTGAACACAGCCGCGCAGGCACCGGCCTCGTCGAGCGCAGAGGCAAatgtgccaccgctgccaacGTCGCCGCAGAGCAACGCCCCTGTTCAACACACCCTTGTCAGCGCTAGCACTTTCAACCACGTCTCCGTCTACCTTGTTGCCCACCAGGACGGGAAGCTGCTCTACACGGCGCCGATACAGAGCCTCTCCGCCAGCATCGCGACGCGCAAGGTGACAGCACATCAGCTCATTCTcgtagggagggaggaagtggaTATGCTGGTGACGGACCCCTTCACACCGCCCCGGACAATGCCGCCCAAGCGCACTCGGATTGGCTTCGCTGATATCTCGGTCGCTGGCGAAGAGGCTGCCATCTTCTTCCGCTCGAAGACGTCTCGCTTCGTAGACGCCGATCCCGGCATGAAGACCATTTCAGCCGCGCCGATCCGCTTCACCGTAGAGCCGCACCTTCTGTTGGGAAACCAAAATGGCGACATCTTCGTGTTTAGCCTTCTGCAAGAGCGCATTGTGCAGCACATCAACTACAACGCCGGCAAACCCAACGTCTCCGCGGCCATCGCTAGCGGCAGCAATGGCGTCGG from Leishmania panamensis strain MHOM/PA/94/PSC-1 chromosome 1 sequence encodes:
- a CDS encoding hypothetical protein (TriTrypDB/GeneDB-style sysID: LpmP.01.0580) — its product is MSSASKPTGSGSSVTDPLTPLAAASLSSPPAPKLSTPPVAATAAIPSEPATAAVTADNDGAEAQPQRRGWEAVRDGRFRIALTHHYAISDDHTDAAPSTSTDAVQAEHATDAAAALGDKEGRALMCDTPGSEFCATEPHIEVSLEASLVNAINSAYTSTGYPFVVTTGNARGSVYGSFVDLSNPSLGSLELPPSQSIIVAPREASDPGSTPAHDLIEMDTLLAIRWGRGDGIMKTAGTAVPVAAAHGKHTQTAAPTGAAGSPHSPAVARTIAHHLSQYPEGIHGINSSPVLRQILVEGTLPTTLASTPSAPVNTAAQAPASSSAEANVPPLPTSPQSNAPVQHTLVSASTFNHVSVYLVAHQDGKLLYTAPIQSLSASIATRKVTAHQLILVGREEVDMLVTDPFTPPRTMPPKRTRIGFADISVAGEEAAIFFRSKTSRFVDADPGMKTISAAPIRFTVEPHLLLGNQNGDIFVFSLLQERIVQHINYNAGKPNVSAAIASGSNGVGSKLICSPVSCIAEIQNGIEKKITCMVEHAALAKRDRRRSFSTDDITTGLPAATNAAAPSYYDNDVPPSLYAVGFDDGQMLLVCVTCEGGWLLRHFNNQYFGVRPIHSIAVRVPPFYARLWTSHLPPITTAPHGRKRSTNESTGAPVPITTLVTATAALIVLEEHQLIAAISCSGGAIALVRLPGMEIIYSVDPTDYNAVGEILALQWMATMPDHLLTPDILVASGEDDTMTAFQLLEQFLVSAVEGNHHNGNDSVPHLSFTESVVANGRLRILEKKRFHRSWVNRLNLIPVAVPAATANAKVTSRSSSSSSSSGGGGGGGMPQYLGVCLVASSYDHLTSFWPYMFSRQGQGAGAEDGPDSTSAAVLAGCVGGASSREYAGTMRMSFPGGSLPLGRIAAPDRYVLVDGPTTAYPLHSELVIGVAAAGGGTSFFLATVCCRGKVKFWSVQVKV